A section of the Cylindrospermum stagnale PCC 7417 genome encodes:
- a CDS encoding DUF2997 domain-containing protein, giving the protein MERAILIHFDAATGEVKIEAEGFDGLFCVEATQPFEEALGMVQGERTYKPESHQQLRSTNTHQHRLHQ; this is encoded by the coding sequence ATGGAACGGGCAATATTGATACATTTTGACGCTGCTACAGGTGAAGTAAAAATAGAAGCTGAGGGTTTTGATGGATTGTTCTGTGTAGAAGCAACCCAACCTTTTGAGGAAGCTTTAGGGATGGTACAGGGCGAACGCACCTACAAGCCCGAATCTCACCAACAGCTTCGTAGCACCAATACTCATCAACATCGACTGCATCAATAA
- a CDS encoding DUF1257 domain-containing protein has translation MSHFSTVTTKLTNRECLVDALQDLQLTVQVYEKPQLLRGYYDDSEGKSAEIVVPGRTLNVRADIGFMWDQEAGVYEIIHDAYETVPRLGENFFSHTLMQAYGKNMVRAKAAQLQEQLGECTITEETNGQVHTLRLAFSAHQQTQQVRR, from the coding sequence ATGTCACATTTCTCAACTGTCACCACAAAATTAACTAATCGTGAATGTTTAGTTGATGCACTACAAGATTTGCAGCTTACCGTGCAAGTTTATGAAAAACCACAATTGCTGAGAGGTTATTACGACGACTCAGAAGGAAAAAGTGCTGAAATTGTTGTTCCTGGTCGTACTTTAAATGTCCGCGCAGATATCGGGTTTATGTGGGATCAAGAAGCTGGGGTGTATGAAATCATTCATGATGCCTATGAAACCGTACCCCGACTGGGAGAAAACTTCTTTTCTCACACCCTAATGCAAGCTTACGGCAAAAACATGGTTCGCGCTAAAGCAGCCCAGTTACAAGAGCAGCTAGGAGAATGCACCATCACTGAAGAAACCAACGGTCAGGTACATACCTTGCGTCTTGCATTCTCAGCACATCAACAAACTCAACAAGTACGGAGGTAA
- a CDS encoding NAD(P)-dependent alcohol dehydrogenase, with amino-acid sequence MYNTKAYSAVSETSPLASTTIERREPTEHDVQLSILFCGVCHSDLHSVRNEWSSFTSTVYPIVPGHEIVGRVTKVGSAVTKYQPGDIAAVGCLVDSDGTCPQCKAGFEQFCLNQTLTYNSPDKHLGGVTKGGYSDSIVVDERFVLRVPTNLDLAGVAPLLCAGITTYSPMRHWGVTKGKKVGVVGLGGLGHMGVKFARAFGAQVVVFTTSPDKKEDALRLGADEVVVSRNADEMQKHAGSFDFILDTVSAKHDINAYLNLLRRDGNITLVGAPEKPLDVSAFSLIMGRRSLSGSNIGGIPETQEMLDFCGEHNITADVEVIPIQKVNEAYERLLKSDVKYRFCIDMASLKSE; translated from the coding sequence ATGTACAACACCAAAGCTTACTCCGCAGTCAGTGAAACATCACCACTAGCCTCCACCACAATCGAGCGGCGCGAGCCAACCGAACACGACGTGCAACTCTCCATCCTTTTCTGTGGCGTCTGCCACTCCGATCTTCATTCGGTGCGTAACGAGTGGAGCAGCTTCACGTCTACTGTCTACCCAATTGTTCCCGGTCATGAGATCGTGGGCCGCGTCACCAAAGTCGGCTCGGCAGTTACCAAGTACCAGCCTGGCGACATCGCGGCAGTCGGCTGCCTGGTCGATTCAGATGGAACCTGCCCCCAGTGTAAAGCTGGCTTTGAGCAGTTCTGCCTGAACCAGACCCTCACCTACAACTCCCCAGACAAGCACCTTGGAGGCGTCACCAAGGGCGGTTACTCCGATAGCATCGTCGTCGATGAACGCTTCGTTCTGCGCGTTCCCACCAACCTCGATCTTGCCGGGGTTGCGCCGCTCCTTTGTGCTGGAATCACAACATACTCGCCCATGCGCCACTGGGGTGTCACCAAGGGCAAGAAGGTTGGTGTGGTCGGTCTCGGCGGACTGGGACACATGGGCGTGAAGTTCGCCCGTGCGTTCGGTGCCCAGGTCGTCGTCTTCACCACCTCACCAGATAAGAAAGAAGACGCACTCCGCCTGGGTGCTGACGAAGTGGTCGTCTCCCGTAATGCTGACGAAATGCAGAAGCACGCTGGCAGCTTCGATTTCATCCTCGATACCGTCTCCGCCAAGCACGACATTAATGCCTATCTCAACCTGCTCCGTCGCGACGGCAACATCACCCTTGTCGGCGCACCTGAGAAGCCCTTGGATGTCTCGGCATTCAGCCTGATCATGGGCCGCCGCAGTCTATCGGGGTCAAACATCGGCGGTATTCCCGAAACCCAGGAGATGCTCGACTTTTGTGGCGAGCATAACATCACCGCAGATGTCGAAGTTATCCCTATCCAAAAGGTCAACGAAGCTTACGAGCGACTGCTCAAGTCCGATGTCAAGTACCGCTTCTGTATCGATATGGCATCACTAAAATCTGAATAA
- a CDS encoding AAA family ATPase yields MKLSNLITTIDSQIPIVALEVLSPEEATIIQWLTTEVMDKLNSPMYFWNLGVSSLEQCLIADDGGLVFKSVETYKKPPHIDPLIYVFEYINNFEGNGVFILGDVHPFVGKNSLQLSWEVLTRVKNLYHRLKPTEKRIVLLGQNIQLHESLLRLIPCCEVPLPSIEQIQDHLESYLLYLQESASEQEVNFTVSLTTEDKETLARAALGLTLEEISDFLRLTVKERLTSQGIVIDATVISLVVEYKTRLLAQMGIELGKPTTIPFGGLDLLRDWLQRRRRLFSQEARSLNLPQPKGVLLAGPPGTGKSIVAKNIATILNLPLLQLDIASMLGSLVGESEGNVRRALSTAEAIAPCVLWIDEVEKALSANGDTSGVSQRILGNILTFMSECTAGVFVVATCNDPTALPIEFKRKGRFDENFFVDLPTEPERCQILKIHLERYGIEVPQEYLEAIAASTNKFSGAELETLASEAALLAFDEGRPQQVTLADLENCQQNITPLAVQDAAAVERMQSWSKVARPASSSVQVSKRSLRTSRFRTN; encoded by the coding sequence ATGAAACTATCAAACCTAATTACCACCATTGATTCTCAAATACCCATCGTGGCTTTAGAGGTTCTATCCCCTGAAGAAGCAACCATTATTCAATGGTTAACTACTGAAGTTATGGACAAACTCAACAGTCCTATGTATTTCTGGAATTTAGGAGTATCCAGCTTAGAACAATGTCTGATTGCTGACGATGGTGGACTGGTATTCAAATCAGTTGAGACTTATAAAAAGCCTCCTCACATAGACCCTCTAATATATGTATTCGAGTACATCAATAATTTCGAGGGGAATGGGGTTTTCATCCTGGGAGATGTTCACCCTTTTGTGGGTAAAAACTCACTGCAATTGAGTTGGGAAGTCCTCACCAGAGTCAAAAACTTGTACCATCGTCTCAAACCAACTGAAAAGCGCATTGTACTTCTGGGTCAAAACATTCAACTGCATGAATCTTTGCTGAGGCTAATTCCTTGCTGTGAAGTGCCTTTACCCAGCATTGAGCAAATTCAAGACCACTTAGAATCATATTTGCTGTATTTGCAAGAATCTGCCAGTGAGCAAGAGGTGAATTTTACAGTTTCTCTGACCACTGAAGATAAAGAAACCTTGGCAAGAGCAGCATTAGGCTTGACACTAGAAGAAATCAGTGACTTCCTGCGGTTGACTGTGAAAGAACGATTAACTTCTCAAGGCATTGTAATTGATGCAACAGTGATTTCCTTGGTTGTCGAATACAAGACCCGGCTATTGGCTCAGATGGGTATTGAATTGGGTAAACCAACGACAATACCTTTTGGCGGTTTGGATTTACTACGGGATTGGCTGCAACGCCGTCGTCGGTTATTTTCCCAAGAAGCGCGATCGCTAAATTTACCCCAACCAAAAGGGGTGCTACTGGCAGGGCCACCAGGGACAGGTAAATCAATAGTAGCGAAGAACATTGCAACTATACTCAATCTTCCACTGTTGCAACTAGATATTGCCTCAATGCTGGGTAGCCTAGTGGGAGAATCTGAAGGCAATGTCCGCCGCGCACTGAGTACGGCTGAAGCGATCGCACCCTGTGTCTTGTGGATTGATGAAGTAGAGAAAGCACTTTCAGCTAATGGCGATACTTCTGGAGTTTCACAAAGGATTCTGGGGAATATCCTCACTTTCATGTCGGAGTGTACGGCAGGGGTGTTTGTGGTGGCAACCTGTAATGACCCAACAGCTTTGCCCATCGAATTCAAGAGGAAAGGACGGTTTGATGAGAATTTCTTTGTTGACCTACCCACAGAACCAGAACGTTGTCAAATTCTCAAGATTCATCTGGAGCGATACGGTATAGAAGTTCCGCAAGAGTATCTGGAAGCGATCGCTGCTAGTACCAACAAGTTTAGCGGTGCTGAATTGGAAACTCTGGCATCAGAAGCCGCACTACTAGCTTTTGATGAGGGAAGGCCGCAGCAGGTGACACTAGCTGACTTAGAAAATTGCCAACAAAATATTACACCTTTAGCTGTTCAGGATGCTGCTGCTGTTGAGCGAATGCAGTCTTGGTCAAAGGTTGCGCGACCAGCTTCTAGTTCTGTGCAGGTTTCTAAGAGAAGTCTTCGTACTTCTAGGTTCCGTACCAATTAG
- a CDS encoding aldo/keto reductase gives MQKRQLGNSNLEVSAIGLGCMGMSFSYGPPKDTQEMTALLGAAVERGVTFFDTAEVYGPFTNEELVGEALAPFRGQVVIATKFGFDLSPNSDPRGMKGSPGLNSRPEHIKEAVEGSLKRLKVEAIDLLYQHRVDPNVPIEDVAGAVKELIQEGKVKHFGLSEAGVQTIRRAHAVQPITALQSEYSLWTRTPEQEVIPTLEELGIGFVPYSPLGKGFLTGKMDEKTTFDSSDFRSTLPRFTPLALKTNQALINLLGSIAQRKQATPAQIAIAWLLAQKPWIVPIPGTTKLHRLDENIGAVSVELTPDDLRDIDDAAAKITVQGARYPEKLEQMTGR, from the coding sequence ATGCAAAAACGCCAACTTGGAAACAGCAACTTAGAAGTCTCGGCTATCGGGCTAGGCTGCATGGGAATGAGCTTTTCTTATGGCCCGCCCAAAGACACCCAGGAGATGACCGCTCTTCTGGGGGCCGCTGTCGAACGCGGCGTTACTTTCTTTGACACTGCCGAGGTCTACGGCCCGTTCACCAACGAAGAGCTTGTGGGCGAAGCCCTCGCTCCCTTCCGTGGGCAAGTGGTCATTGCCACCAAATTCGGGTTCGACCTGAGTCCTAATTCTGATCCCCGTGGCATGAAGGGTTCACCAGGACTGAATAGCCGGCCGGAGCATATCAAGGAAGCCGTGGAAGGCTCGCTCAAGCGACTCAAGGTTGAGGCAATCGACCTGCTCTATCAGCACCGGGTTGACCCGAACGTGCCGATTGAAGATGTGGCAGGAGCGGTGAAGGAACTGATTCAGGAAGGTAAGGTTAAGCACTTTGGACTCTCTGAAGCAGGAGTGCAAACCATTCGTCGCGCCCACGCCGTCCAGCCGATTACTGCTCTCCAGAGCGAGTATTCATTGTGGACGAGGACTCCTGAGCAGGAAGTGATACCGACCCTTGAGGAACTCGGCATCGGCTTTGTCCCCTACAGCCCGCTGGGCAAGGGCTTTCTCACTGGCAAGATGGATGAGAAAACGACATTCGACAGTTCCGACTTCCGCAGCACCTTGCCTCGCTTCACGCCCCTAGCGCTCAAGACGAATCAAGCTTTGATTAATTTGCTCGGCAGCATCGCCCAACGGAAGCAGGCGACACCTGCTCAGATTGCGATCGCCTGGCTGCTGGCCCAGAAGCCGTGGATTGTTCCGATTCCAGGCACCACGAAGCTGCATCGCTTGGACGAAAACATCGGGGCAGTCTCAGTCGAACTCACGCCCGACGATCTGCGTGATATCGATGACGCCGCCGCCAAAATCACGGTGCAAGGGGCTAGATACCCCGAAAAGCTGGAGCAAATGACCGGTCGCTGA
- a CDS encoding WGR domain-containing protein, with product MEIYLVFVDAAQNSNKFWSAKVEQGNLTVEWGRVGYKSQQKVHYFGNSQQAVSKFHNLVAEKKMKGYGESQPQIDSTSDSLEIKRAIQLLEILRPYVAGRQFANSNYLDSLNQYLKIVPTPLGMKIDPSLIYRNVGDVDHQLSLLNSLLKTDYVLADNATEESVNNRVISLKSIGKNFWRHI from the coding sequence ATGGAAATATACTTAGTATTTGTAGATGCTGCTCAAAACAGTAACAAATTCTGGAGTGCAAAGGTTGAGCAAGGTAATCTAACTGTTGAGTGGGGTAGAGTAGGCTACAAATCTCAGCAGAAAGTTCACTATTTCGGTAATTCTCAACAAGCAGTTTCTAAATTTCACAATCTTGTTGCTGAAAAGAAAATGAAAGGATACGGAGAAAGCCAACCTCAAATTGATAGCACTTCTGATTCTCTGGAAATCAAAAGAGCTATCCAATTACTGGAAATTTTGCGTCCTTATGTAGCAGGAAGGCAATTTGCAAATAGTAATTATCTAGACTCTTTAAACCAATATCTAAAAATAGTTCCTACACCTTTAGGAATGAAAATAGACCCTTCTTTAATATACCGTAATGTAGGGGATGTTGATCACCAGCTATCACTGCTGAACTCTTTGTTGAAAACTGATTATGTGCTGGCTGATAACGCTACAGAGGAATCTGTTAATAACAGAGTTATCAGTCTCAAAAGTATTGGTAAGAACTTTTGGAGGCATATATAA
- a CDS encoding SDR family oxidoreductase has protein sequence MTRNENGSYIGKVAFVTGAASGIGRATALAFAREGARVVVADISEQGNQETARMIEELGGRAIAVRCDVTRVEDVKAALDKTVEAFGRLDFAFNNAGIEPRKAAPTAEYEEEEWNRIIDINLRGVFLCMKHEIPLLLKQGRGAIVNTSSGAGIIGIKGSPAYTAAKHGVIGLTKAAALDYAAQNIRVNAVCPGYIDTPMMGRFTGGTEEGRAKVIAQEPVGRMGKPEEIAAAVVWLCSDAAAFVVGHAMIIDGGQTVQ, from the coding sequence ATGACAAGGAACGAGAATGGAAGCTACATAGGAAAGGTAGCGTTTGTGACCGGAGCAGCGAGCGGTATCGGTCGAGCTACGGCGCTGGCGTTTGCCCGTGAGGGTGCCAGGGTGGTGGTTGCTGATATTTCAGAACAGGGCAATCAAGAAACGGCGCGCATGATCGAGGAACTCGGCGGGCGGGCGATCGCCGTTAGGTGCGATGTGACGCGGGTCGAGGACGTGAAAGCTGCGCTGGACAAGACCGTTGAGGCTTTCGGGCGGCTGGACTTCGCCTTCAACAACGCGGGCATCGAGCCGAGGAAGGCGGCTCCGACTGCGGAGTACGAGGAGGAGGAGTGGAACCGGATTATCGACATCAACCTCCGAGGCGTTTTCCTGTGCATGAAGCACGAGATCCCGCTGCTCCTCAAGCAGGGACGCGGCGCAATCGTCAATACGTCCTCAGGCGCAGGAATCATCGGCATCAAGGGTAGCCCCGCGTACACCGCCGCGAAACATGGCGTGATCGGACTGACCAAGGCAGCAGCCCTCGACTACGCCGCGCAGAACATCCGCGTCAACGCCGTCTGTCCCGGCTACATCGACACCCCGATGATGGGTCGCTTCACAGGCGGTACGGAGGAAGGACGCGCGAAGGTGATTGCCCAGGAGCCGGTCGGACGGATGGGCAAGCCTGAGGAGATCGCTGCGGCCGTCGTCTGGCTGTGCTCGGACGCGGCTGCCTTCGTCGTTGGGCACGCCATGATCATCGACGGCGGCCAAACGGTGCAGTGA
- a CDS encoding DEAD/DEAH box helicase family protein has product MLTINSTIETELKTTPKQRWENNKQAIITLQTLSGSPNQEQLQILAKFNGWGCLPEIFSLNPQSGWVAKAQQELKSLLGEDEFNHAASSILNAHYTEPTIIRSIWEMLSQIGFTGGRILEPACGTGLFFGLMPEQIRRNSKLFGIELDKIPATIAKHLYPEAQFYNQGFEEVSFPDAYFDLVCGNFPFGDYGVNDPKYNFLGVSIHNYFLAKSADLVREGGLIAVITSAYTLDAPSSQKFRGWLGQKLELVTAVRLPNGVFNAIARTQVSPILLIFQRVKYPSQSNISKWMNTQKIQIVSQDWGNEGEKAKAHLNEYFLSEFQGRSFDKYYQEHLWKYPQSTHFQQRIYPHVHHLLGTPSINKLYGEGFALLDDGRELSEALTKIPLNVNYSPKEQEAELLLVPPELQHIKEMAFCIHKNQIYQRAKSHLALVETVEKNRIEDFWQLRSCLTKVINAQQRVDDEELTQLQQKLKYSYNSFIQRWGRINSKYNLEHLGKDPNYYLVRTLKKSNYKLADIFSKRVCRSYSAPTKVKSAQDALTHSLNTKGCLDLNYISQISNLVPEKIIQQLDADNLIFYNPSTQKWELTAQYLSGNVYRKLQEAIAANLPKNIEALKAIQPLPMLPDATEDIKLACLETSNIDWNSLADSQKDKILNKKIHIMLGTNWIKPEIYQQFAREILKIKVTISHITSSSTSFWTIGGNSDDITEYGTSYLDSAKLLEKGLNRQDPRIIIYESKDTINTLASNEATEEARAKLEVIKFAFRNWIWENQQRCVELYTYYNTHINVFAARKYNGSYLKLPGSNPNVHLNYWQLDAVSRILEENATFLAHDVGLGKTYTMIAAIMECRRLGLANKPMLVVLNGTENQIEASFRDLYPMANLLVPDKLDAEGRKMFTAAIQTGDFDCTIITHSQFFSLALSEDYQLAFHNQEKEILQSFLRNESNDRITTKQLKKALKSLENKIKKVTESSRKDNHIDFDNLTDMLVIDEVHEFKNLSIITKMYNIRGIPNNWSQRASDTYMKILHILGDMLTETCSQLKGKVIGATGTILSNTMAELFNWMRMFQLPKLRELGIETFDEWASQFAEPTSSAEVTASGKYKVVTRFKSFCNIQALRGLMDQFVDLQTNDNIGDVLKRPKPKFVDVVVEPSPAQLQFLREALKRSEKIHNRQVAPSIDNMLKVTTDLTKAALTMRLLGETQEAEVSKLHECAWNIWQIWKLTTTVKGTQLIFCDASIPKPDKYSTYLYLKMLLMALGIPESQIAFVHDFNKSKRTKLFELIDAGEVRVLLGSTKKLGTGCNVHRRGLWAIHHLDAPWRPSDLTQREGRGIRQGNGEFMGCTLPFVWIFRYVTERLDALRWQTLQWKQEMTAKFLNGEDLDNVEDCDKGIYSYAQIKSMATGNSLLIEESNLRSELNSLLIQQRSHQRQQFSLGWNIDSWNRKIQTLERQIQFLEEDLKATKPVLTGRETEQLSKRISLECRDIIQQKNISARKIAAYRGFDVYAYYRPANSKLGLYIQCCGNEYYFPWMLNNKREKLEFQRSNPIIGLDALIDSLPEYLPELQEELEKAHIEKVRLESLVGQCFPHLERIDEISQRLQEIDAVLQEDEAALDTSEPLSNDENGEDSGDDFWLDDDRCIQECYVHPGIVGKLLGRSIEDIQWISEISLAVTTIKPNTFQLPTSSTSNKIHEFPSSISKVVAVQLSLF; this is encoded by the coding sequence ATGTTGACAATCAACTCAACAATTGAAACCGAATTAAAAACAACTCCCAAACAAAGGTGGGAGAACAACAAACAAGCAATTATCACCCTGCAAACCCTCAGCGGCTCCCCCAACCAAGAGCAACTGCAAATATTAGCCAAATTCAATGGATGGGGCTGCCTACCAGAAATATTTAGCTTAAACCCACAAAGTGGCTGGGTTGCCAAAGCGCAACAAGAACTGAAAAGCCTACTGGGTGAAGATGAATTTAATCATGCCGCCAGCAGCATATTAAATGCCCATTATACAGAACCCACAATTATCCGCAGTATTTGGGAAATGCTATCACAAATCGGATTTACCGGAGGCAGAATCTTAGAACCAGCCTGCGGTACCGGCTTATTCTTTGGATTAATGCCAGAACAAATACGCCGCAACTCAAAGTTATTTGGCATTGAATTAGATAAAATACCCGCTACCATAGCCAAACATCTATATCCTGAAGCTCAATTCTACAATCAGGGATTTGAAGAAGTAAGCTTCCCGGACGCATATTTTGATCTGGTATGTGGGAATTTTCCCTTTGGTGACTATGGAGTAAATGACCCAAAATATAACTTTCTAGGAGTTAGCATCCATAACTACTTCCTCGCCAAATCTGCCGACCTTGTGAGAGAGGGAGGATTAATAGCAGTGATTACTTCTGCATACACCCTAGATGCGCCTAGTTCTCAAAAGTTCCGAGGTTGGTTAGGACAAAAACTAGAACTTGTGACAGCAGTAAGACTTCCCAATGGAGTATTTAACGCAATAGCTAGAACTCAAGTAAGCCCAATTTTGCTGATATTCCAAAGAGTGAAATATCCTAGTCAGTCCAACATATCAAAATGGATGAATACTCAAAAAATCCAAATTGTTTCTCAAGATTGGGGTAATGAAGGTGAAAAAGCTAAAGCCCATCTCAACGAGTATTTCTTAAGTGAATTTCAAGGGAGAAGCTTTGATAAATATTATCAAGAGCATTTGTGGAAATATCCCCAATCTACACATTTCCAACAGAGAATTTATCCTCATGTACATCACTTACTAGGAACACCAAGCATTAACAAACTCTATGGAGAAGGTTTTGCTCTCTTAGATGACGGCAGAGAATTATCTGAAGCTCTAACCAAAATTCCTCTAAACGTTAACTACTCTCCTAAAGAACAAGAAGCAGAACTACTTTTAGTTCCACCCGAATTGCAACATATTAAAGAAATGGCTTTCTGTATTCATAAAAACCAGATTTACCAAAGAGCAAAAAGCCATTTAGCACTGGTAGAAACAGTAGAAAAAAATCGAATTGAAGACTTTTGGCAACTGCGTAGCTGCCTTACAAAAGTTATCAATGCCCAACAAAGAGTAGATGATGAAGAATTAACACAACTCCAACAAAAACTGAAATACAGCTACAACTCATTCATTCAGAGATGGGGCAGAATCAATAGCAAGTACAACCTAGAACACCTGGGGAAAGACCCCAATTATTATTTAGTAAGAACTCTAAAAAAGAGTAATTACAAACTAGCCGATATTTTCTCTAAACGAGTCTGTCGCTCATATTCTGCACCCACCAAAGTCAAATCAGCACAAGATGCTTTGACACATTCTCTCAACACAAAAGGTTGCCTAGATTTAAACTATATCTCACAAATCAGCAACCTCGTTCCAGAGAAGATCATCCAACAACTTGATGCTGATAACCTAATCTTCTACAATCCAAGTACACAGAAATGGGAACTCACTGCTCAGTATTTATCTGGTAACGTCTACAGAAAACTACAAGAAGCAATTGCTGCTAACTTGCCAAAAAACATAGAGGCACTCAAAGCAATTCAGCCATTGCCAATGTTACCAGATGCCACAGAAGATATCAAACTTGCCTGCCTAGAAACATCAAACATTGATTGGAATTCTCTTGCAGATTCCCAAAAAGACAAAATCCTGAATAAGAAGATTCACATAATGCTTGGTACAAACTGGATTAAACCAGAAATCTACCAGCAATTTGCTAGAGAAATACTGAAAATTAAAGTGACAATATCTCACATTACTTCATCCAGCACATCTTTTTGGACAATAGGAGGAAATTCTGACGATATTACAGAATATGGCACTAGTTACTTAGATAGCGCCAAACTCTTGGAAAAAGGATTAAATCGTCAAGACCCCAGAATCATTATTTACGAAAGCAAAGATACCATTAATACTCTAGCATCTAATGAAGCGACAGAAGAAGCCAGAGCTAAATTAGAAGTAATCAAATTTGCTTTTAGAAACTGGATTTGGGAGAATCAGCAAAGATGCGTTGAACTGTATACCTACTACAACACACATATCAACGTTTTCGCTGCCCGAAAATACAACGGTAGCTACCTAAAACTTCCAGGTAGTAATCCTAATGTTCACCTCAACTATTGGCAGTTAGATGCCGTTTCCAGAATTCTAGAAGAAAATGCCACCTTCCTTGCTCATGATGTAGGACTGGGTAAAACATACACCATGATTGCTGCCATCATGGAATGTCGGAGGTTGGGATTAGCTAATAAGCCAATGTTAGTAGTGTTAAATGGCACAGAAAACCAAATTGAAGCAAGCTTTCGAGATTTGTATCCAATGGCAAACTTATTAGTTCCTGATAAGCTAGATGCCGAAGGTAGAAAGATGTTCACTGCTGCCATTCAAACGGGAGATTTTGATTGCACTATCATTACACATTCCCAATTCTTCAGTTTGGCATTATCGGAAGATTATCAACTAGCTTTCCACAACCAAGAAAAAGAAATTCTCCAAAGTTTCTTGAGAAATGAGTCAAATGACAGAATCACCACTAAACAATTGAAAAAGGCATTAAAAAGCCTAGAGAATAAAATCAAGAAGGTGACAGAATCAAGCAGAAAAGACAATCACATCGACTTTGATAATCTGACAGATATGCTGGTGATAGATGAAGTTCATGAATTTAAGAACTTATCTATCATAACCAAGATGTACAACATCAGAGGCATCCCCAACAATTGGAGTCAACGCGCTAGTGATACCTACATGAAAATTCTGCATATTCTGGGAGATATGCTCACAGAAACTTGTTCCCAATTAAAAGGAAAAGTAATTGGCGCAACTGGCACAATTCTGTCAAATACTATGGCAGAATTATTCAATTGGATGCGGATGTTCCAACTTCCTAAATTACGAGAATTGGGAATAGAAACTTTCGATGAGTGGGCTAGTCAATTTGCCGAACCTACCTCCTCTGCTGAAGTTACTGCTAGTGGTAAGTATAAGGTAGTTACTCGGTTTAAGAGTTTCTGCAATATCCAAGCTCTCAGAGGACTAATGGATCAGTTTGTTGATCTCCAAACAAATGATAACATTGGCGATGTCCTGAAACGCCCAAAACCTAAATTTGTAGATGTCGTTGTAGAACCATCCCCAGCACAGCTACAATTTCTCAGGGAAGCTCTCAAAAGGTCTGAGAAAATTCATAATCGGCAAGTTGCACCCAGCATTGATAATATGCTGAAGGTGACGACAGACCTCACAAAAGCTGCTCTAACTATGCGCTTGTTGGGAGAAACGCAGGAAGCAGAGGTCAGCAAGTTGCATGAGTGCGCTTGGAACATCTGGCAAATTTGGAAGCTAACTACTACTGTCAAAGGGACTCAACTGATATTTTGTGATGCCAGTATTCCCAAACCAGACAAATACAGCACCTACTTGTATTTGAAAATGCTGCTCATGGCATTAGGTATCCCAGAATCGCAAATTGCGTTTGTCCATGATTTTAATAAATCCAAGCGCACTAAACTTTTTGAGTTAATTGATGCTGGTGAGGTGCGTGTTCTGCTGGGAAGTACGAAAAAGTTAGGTACTGGTTGCAATGTCCACCGTCGCGGATTATGGGCTATACACCACCTAGATGCCCCTTGGCGACCATCTGACCTGACTCAACGGGAGGGGAGAGGTATCAGGCAGGGAAATGGGGAATTTATGGGTTGTACGCTGCCTTTTGTTTGGATATTTAGGTATGTTACGGAACGTCTAGATGCTCTCAGATGGCAAACTTTACAGTGGAAACAGGAAATGACTGCTAAGTTCCTCAACGGTGAGGATTTAGATAATGTTGAAGATTGTGATAAAGGAATTTATTCCTATGCTCAAATTAAGTCGATGGCTACAGGAAACTCTCTGTTAATTGAGGAGTCTAATCTGCGGAGTGAGTTGAATTCTTTGCTCATTCAACAAAGGAGTCACCAAAGGCAGCAATTCAGTTTGGGGTGGAATATAGATAGCTGGAATCGGAAAATTCAAACTTTGGAGCGCCAAATTCAATTTCTTGAGGAAGACCTCAAAGCTACCAAGCCAGTTTTGACGGGAAGAGAAACGGAGCAACTCTCAAAACGAATATCTCTTGAATGCAGAGATATTATCCAACAAAAAAATATCTCTGCCAGGAAAATTGCTGCTTACCGAGGATTTGATGTGTATGCTTACTATCGTCCAGCCAATAGCAAATTAGGTCTATACATTCAATGCTGTGGTAATGAGTACTATTTTCCCTGGATGTTGAATAACAAAAGAGAAAAGCTGGAATTTCAGCGCTCAAATCCTATAATTGGTCTTGATGCACTGATAGACTCATTGCCAGAATATTTACCAGAGTTGCAAGAAGAACTTGAAAAAGCACACATTGAAAAGGTAAGACTTGAATCTCTTGTAGGACAATGTTTTCCACATTTAGAAAGAATTGATGAAATTTCACAGCGCTTGCAGGAAATTGATGCTGTTTTACAAGAGGATGAGGCGGCTTTGGATACATCAGAACCATTATCTAATGATGAAAATGGTGAGGATAGCGGAGATGATTTCTGGTTAGATGATGACAGGTGCATTCAAGAATGTTATGTTCACCCAGGAATAGTGGGTAAGTTGCTCGGCAGAAGTATTGAAGATATTCAATGGATTAGCGAGATTTCTCTAGCCGTCACCACCATTAAACCTAATACTTTTCAACTTCCTACATCTAGCACAAGTAACAAAATTCATGAGTTTCCTAGCAGTATAAGTAAGGTTGTGGCCGTTCAACTTAGTCTTTTCTGA